A section of the Pseudomonas sp. Q1-7 genome encodes:
- a CDS encoding methyl-accepting chemotaxis protein, with amino-acid sequence MLGNVMNLRIGNKLMLAFGVLILGFGSLLFVTLESFSDLQTLEEQQFKRRYARISDVKELMLTLTLQRIAVLQSLQDGSTRGQEDNLRDNAANNDKVLERLREAVVDDQTTVDLLDQVKVLRADYRRVRDDEVLPLIDSGRVEEARNLIEGPQKQRLEKIYALGQQLVEKTDERIHAGIEQSSQTLEAMRERIFLMALGLVLVTGLLAWLLSRHIAQPLARLTGWAEQIGRGEIPREISNSDRQDEVGRLSVAFVSMSRYLRELVQELNEGISVLATASEEILAVTTQVASGTQETATAISEIATTVEEVKQTAVLSGGKSQAVTDSAERTRQVAQAGRQAVEEALKGMGQIRMQMQAVAESVMRLGEQSQTIGEIVASVNDLAEQSNLLGVNASIEAVKAGEAGKGFSVVAQEVKTLAEQSKQATAQVRSILSDIQKAMTKAVLQAEEGSKSVEVGYERAQASGEAIRTLSDSIEESSEMALQIAVTSQQQMIGMDQIGSAMVNIRQASQDNVGGTRQVDQAARNLHQLGQRLKGLAGQFKL; translated from the coding sequence ATGCTGGGCAATGTCATGAACCTGCGGATCGGTAACAAGCTGATGCTGGCCTTCGGCGTATTGATCCTGGGTTTCGGTTCGCTGCTGTTCGTCACCCTGGAGAGCTTCTCCGACCTGCAGACACTGGAAGAGCAGCAGTTCAAGCGCCGTTATGCGCGGATCTCCGACGTGAAGGAGCTGATGCTCACCCTCACCCTGCAGCGCATCGCGGTGCTGCAGTCGCTGCAGGACGGCTCGACAAGAGGCCAGGAAGACAACCTGCGCGACAACGCCGCGAACAACGACAAGGTACTGGAGCGCCTGCGAGAGGCTGTGGTCGACGACCAGACGACCGTCGATCTGCTCGACCAGGTGAAGGTATTGCGTGCCGACTACCGGCGCGTGCGCGACGACGAGGTGCTGCCGCTGATCGACAGCGGCAGGGTCGAAGAGGCGCGCAATCTGATCGAAGGTCCGCAGAAGCAGCGGCTGGAGAAGATCTACGCGCTGGGACAACAGCTGGTGGAGAAGACCGACGAGCGCATCCATGCCGGCATCGAACAGTCGAGCCAGACCCTGGAGGCCATGCGCGAGCGGATTTTCCTGATGGCCCTGGGCCTGGTGCTGGTGACCGGCTTGCTCGCCTGGCTGCTCAGCCGGCATATCGCCCAGCCGCTGGCGCGCCTTACCGGCTGGGCCGAGCAGATTGGCCGGGGCGAGATACCCAGGGAAATCTCCAACAGTGATCGCCAGGATGAGGTAGGCCGCCTGTCCGTGGCCTTCGTCAGCATGAGTCGTTACCTGCGCGAATTGGTGCAGGAACTGAACGAAGGCATATCGGTGCTGGCCACCGCCAGTGAGGAAATCCTCGCGGTGACCACGCAAGTGGCCTCGGGCACCCAGGAAACCGCCACGGCGATCAGCGAGATCGCCACCACGGTGGAGGAGGTCAAGCAGACGGCAGTCCTTTCCGGCGGCAAGTCCCAGGCGGTGACCGACAGTGCCGAGCGCACCCGCCAGGTGGCGCAGGCCGGTCGCCAGGCGGTGGAGGAAGCCCTGAAGGGCATGGGGCAGATCCGCATGCAGATGCAGGCGGTGGCGGAGAGCGTGATGCGCCTGGGCGAGCAGAGTCAGACCATTGGCGAGATCGTCGCCTCGGTCAACGACCTGGCCGAGCAATCCAACCTGCTGGGGGTGAACGCCTCGATCGAGGCGGTGAAGGCTGGCGAGGCGGGCAAGGGTTTCTCGGTGGTGGCGCAGGAGGTGAAGACCCTGGCCGAGCAGTCCAAGCAGGCCACCGCACAGGTGCGCAGCATCCTCAGCGATATCCAGAAGGCCATGACCAAGGCGGTGCTGCAGGCGGAGGAGGGCAGCAAGTCGGTGGAAGTCGGCTACGAGCGGGCGCAGGCCAGTGGCGAGGCGATCCGCACCCTGAGCGACAGCATCGAGGAATCCAGCGAAATGGCCCTGCAGATCGCGGTGACTAGTCAGCAGCAGATGATCGGCATGGACCAGATCGGCAGTGCCATGGTGAATATCCGCCAGGCTAGCCAGGACAACGTCGGCGGCACCCGCCAGGTCGACCAGGCGGCGCGCAACCTGCACCAGCTGGGCCAGCGGCTCAAGGGCCTGGCCGGTCAGTTCAAGCTGTGA